Part of the Scrofimicrobium sp. R131 genome is shown below.
GGAAATAGACATTCTGATTTTGCGCCTTTTTGCCGGTCGGGCGCAAACGAATCCCACCGTTAGGGGCCGAAGGCTGGTCCGCGGACCGGCTGAGTTACGCTTGAATCCCGAACGTTGACCTGGCGGAGGCGCACCCTTACCGCCCCAACTGATCGGGAGTCCCATGCAATCACCCTTGTCCTCCATCCTGCGCTGGAAAGTGCACGGCACCGGCACCAGCATCGCCCCCGGCGAGGTGGTCCTACCGCGCGAGCGCCTCTCCTGGCCCCGCACCGTCGGGATCGGCGCGCAGCACGTGGTCGCCATGTTTGGCGCCACCTTCCTGGTGCCACTGCTCACCGGCTTCCCGCCCAACACCACGCTGTTCTTCACCGCGATCGGTACCATCCTCTTCTTCCTGATCACGGCCGGCCGCCTCCCGTCCTACCTGGGTTCGTCCTTCGCTCTGATTGCCCCGATCCTGGCGGTCAGCCAAACCCTGGGGGCCAGCTACGCACTCGGTGGAATCATTGCGACCGGTGCCACCCTGGCGCTGGTGGGAATCATCGTGCACTTCGCCGGGATCAAATGGATCGACCTGGTGATGCCGCCGATCGTCACCGGTGCCATTGTGGCCCTGATCGGTTTCAACCTGGCCCCGGCCGCCTGGAACTGGGTGAAGGAGGGGGCCGTCACCGCCCTCATCACCATCGTCGCCATCCTGCTGATCACCGTCCTGTTCAAGGGGATTATCGGGCGCCTGTCGATCCTGTTCGGGGTCTTGATTGGCTACGTGGCGGCGGTTATCCAGCACGAGGTGGACTTCACCGCGGTCCAGCAGGCCGCCTGGTTCGGGTTCCCTGAGTTCCACTCGCCCCAGTTCTCCGCCTCCACCCTGGGTTTGTTCATTCCGGTGGTGCTGGTGCTGGTGGCCGAAAACGTGGGTCACGTGAAGTCGGTGTCGGCCATGACCGGCGAAAACCTGGACGACCTGACCGGTCGAGCCCTCTTTGCCGACGGCATCTCGACCATGCTGGCCGGTTCGGGCGGCGGCTCGGGCACCACCACCTATGCCGAGAACATCGGGGTGATGGCCGCAACCCGCGTCTACTCCTCGGCCGCCTACGTGGTTGCCGCTGGCTTTGCCTTCCTGCTGTCGATGATGCCCAAGTTCGGGGCCCTGATTGCCACCATCCCGGCCGGGGTGCTGGGCGGGGCAGCCACGGTCCTCTACGGGATGATCGGCATGCTGGGCGTTCGAATCTGGGTCCAGAACCGGGTGGACTTCTCGGATCCGGTGAACCTGAATACTGCCGC
Proteins encoded:
- a CDS encoding uracil-xanthine permease family protein gives rise to the protein MQSPLSSILRWKVHGTGTSIAPGEVVLPRERLSWPRTVGIGAQHVVAMFGATFLVPLLTGFPPNTTLFFTAIGTILFFLITAGRLPSYLGSSFALIAPILAVSQTLGASYALGGIIATGATLALVGIIVHFAGIKWIDLVMPPIVTGAIVALIGFNLAPAAWNWVKEGAVTALITIVAILLITVLFKGIIGRLSILFGVLIGYVAAVIQHEVDFTAVQQAAWFGFPEFHSPQFSASTLGLFIPVVLVLVAENVGHVKSVSAMTGENLDDLTGRALFADGISTMLAGSGGGSGTTTYAENIGVMAATRVYSSAAYVVAAGFAFLLSMMPKFGALIATIPAGVLGGAATVLYGMIGMLGVRIWVQNRVDFSDPVNLNTAAVAMIVAIADYTWAPGGMVFGGIALGSGAAIIVYHSMRGIARWRGTNLEAATPASAPSGTELDSEAYARRHRVSDGVDGVLPVEDARETND